TTAACTAAAGTAgcaatttataatatataccaagcgaaaaataatatatattataaattaggCGATcgtcgaaaataaaaaattgtagcggtaatgttgtattaaaattttaaagagaaaaaaatatgtCTTTGAAAAATTGGTTTAATACAATGGTTATTGGCGCGTTTTAAAAGCGATTGATGAAATGTTGTTGTGTTGGAACCCTACCCGGGTACGATGGCTGTCAGAAAGTgcactttttatttaaaaatgaatttatatagatatagtattttattttattgcagatTACTACGATCaaatactatttgttttttaagcTTTAGGTAACTGATAAGCGTCTGTTAAAAACAAACTATTATTTGCTGTAAcagtttataattaatatagcaatacatttttataccaaaaataacgttttttttatttttcattcctACATACTTAAATGGCAAATATGTTAAGTTCTTTGTGAAACTAAGTTCAAGATTTTGTTATTCTCAATCTTTGTTTCAGTTCAAACTCAAATTTTACatccataaaaattattagttgatgttttctttttttttcattcccttttcttcaaaaactaaactaacTAACTAACGTTACGAATGCTACTACTTAAACGATGTTAAACTTGTTATATCAGGTAAACCTTTTGGACCGTTTTGATCTCTCCATGATCTTTGCGTAATCGTACCTTCATTTAGATTCTCCACATCAGTCATTCCTATATTGATGTTGTATCCTGAGGTACAGAGCCAATTGTACAAAACGACATGTGCATCAAAAAATCGAGTACTTTATACAAAGATACCTCAAATATCCGAAGTCGTGATACCATTACTCCAAAAGCCTTTTTAATATGTCGTGCACGGTTTTTTTTATAGTGGAAAGGCTCGTCAGCTACAAAAACAGCATTCTGTGCAAAAATTCTTGGCAGCAAAAGCTATATTCTATGATTGGCTAAAAATGTATGCATCACTCCTAAAGCCGTCCGTCGGTTCTGGGCAcctaaaataagtttaaaaaaattaattgctaAAAAGCTGTAAAACAAAACAACCTAATTTGTATTACTAACATAAATCGCCGTCTTAAGTGCCACAAAACTATATGCAAGACAATACAGTTACCGATACATACAGCGCTGAACATTGTATATAGTCTTTCATTAACAAcatttagtcttctaccagcAATATCTAAGTTTCTATTAGTAGTATCCAGGAATAACACCAATATCTAATCTTGGCTCAGCAGTATAACTCACTCTTCTGCAATCCTATGTAATCTTGTGCAAACAACGTCTAATCTCTTCCAAGCGTGTCTAGTCTGCGGTTAAGTATCTGGTCCTATCAGCAGTATCTAGGTTTCTATTAACAGTGTCTATTATTCCATTTAATGACTTAACAAGTAAGACGATACATTAATGTGCGACCCATGAAAATAAAAGTACATGAAGTGATACACTCATTAATGAAGCATGTTAAATTAATGCAGTTATGTCTTTTTTCTAGCGCCGCTGACCAGTTTAATgcattcaaaaatgttttatttatcacCGTTATGTACTCCTGAAGACCCACATATTAAGCGTATAAGACAGATGGAAATGAATAGTTGTCAATAAAAACCGCAGAACTATTTGTAACTTGAGACGTGCTGACAAAGCTCTTATCCTGTTGGTGTTCcttgtttgaaataaaagaaCAACTCTTTCAAGAGGTTCATCATCACCATCTTTCTTCTCTTCTTATTCGCTGTTAAAGTTGCTTGTCTTCAACGTAGAACTGGTTTCTTCCTTTCTCTGGTCGGATCTCTTATTGCTCCTTCTTAGCAGCCTTCACTTTTGAACAGTTTTAATCTaaagttcttttttttatgaagcaTGGTAATTGTACAGGATGTTATACATCCTTCTAAAAGCTCTTAGAACTtggataaagaaaataatgcaaaaaacataagtataaataaagattttatacgttcatgttttaaaaaagcCAAAACTGAACCAAGCCACTATTTATTAACATACgacttttaataacaataaaaagaaattgaggTTGGTTTCAAATTTCTAAATGATTACGttgattattaactttaaatagTCATATCGAGGTGATAATAAACGTCGATGATAAGAATCGAAATCTGAACAATGCagttgtttattaatagaaattttCTCGGAAGAATAAAAAGAGGTCGAGGTTGGTTTCAAATATCTAAATGATTCGCGTAAATTGATACAATTACACGATGAATATTTATAGAACTTCGAAAGTTCATGATGAATTCAATTAACataaaggaaaagaaaattaaacttaattaactaaagaaaaactcttttaTGAAAGGAATTAGACCTAACAAATTTATAGGAGAACGTATTTTCGCGGTTACAAATTGAAACGAGTCTTTCTATAATTTTGCTTTATAATTCGCATAGATGagaaaaatcgtttataaaaGCTAAGAATTAAAGCgtcattaaaaatgatttatgaaACATAATAcagtgaaacaaaaaaaaaacataaatattataaacaaattttattacaattaattatagaaaattacttaaacatgataattatttaataaaaattgaattaagtTACACACATAGTATGTTGTTTAATCAACATTCTAGCTCTATCAGTATGTCCGAGTTTCAATTCAATATACAAAACCAACATAATAATATGAGCAGGAACCTTATAATTAGGACTCCTAGAATGccaaatttgtttcaataaacTTAATGCTTGATCTAACTGCCCCTTTATAGCCATTACAACAGCTAAATTATACTGCATTGTTGCTATAGCACTTGCTGTTGTTGATGGAAACCATcctaaaaaaagttatttgtaaaaaacttgattaatgtttaaataaatattaaaatctcaCTAAATGGCGGATTTGTTTTCAAAAGAATGTCTTCCTCGCCGGTTGGTGGTTCAGATGGTAATTCATGAGATATATCTTTTATTGTTTCTGGGTTTAAATGCTCAATAGCATCAGTTagtttatctaaaaatatatatgctTCCGCTGCATATAAATGAGCTAAAAGTCTACAACAATAaacaagtttttatttaaaatgaaagaaaatttaatatttcccTTACACATGAATCCCAGATTTTCGAGGTTGTTCTAATAAATTATTCGTATTTTCCAACGTTACAATATAATCTCCTATGCAAAGAGAGACATAAGCAGTTGTACTATAAATCGAATTTCGCAACGAAATAAGATCATCTGGACAAAGTGTATTAGATGGTGCTGGTCCAGGACTTGGGGGAGGCATTGGTGGAGTAACCCCaggtattaataataatgggACAGGTACAGCTGTATCTGAAGGAAGGAGTTCTTCAGCATTTCTAAGACATAAAATCGCAAATTCTAAAGTTGGAACAGGAACGGCATACGATTGACTTTCTGTACTATATTTCTTATCTTTTGATAAATTCGTATTTAATACCACCCTTCGATTCCCTCCTTTACCTATAGTTTCAATCACATACTCATCTCGCTTTTTCGACAAATCAAAATCAAGTTCATTCGATTCTTTATGAGTCATTATACAACATTCCGCTAATCTAAGCCATAATCTTGAATTTCTATGATATCTTCTTACCGCTACAACTAAGCATTCAAAAGCTTGTACTGGTTTTCTTGCGTATAAAAGAGATATGCCtaaattatacataatttCATGATATTTTGAGCCGCCAATTGTATATAATTGCTTATcagctaaaaaaataataataaaaatatacacttTAGAGGTGATTTTTTTGTCTACTTAGGTCTTTTGGTGTTATTGCGTTATCttcttttaaagctaattgaaaataatgtgCAGCAAGATTCGGTTTTCCTAAAGAATGATGAATCACACCCATgttattgtaaaatataacTGTTGATGATTCACCGTGTTCGctagatttattaaaaattgttttagaaaGAGTTTAAGGGTATGTTAAAGAATTACATAGACTAGCTTTATATTTTagaggttttactgtactatGTTACTAAAATGGTTTATCTGAATCTGTGTATGTAATTCTTGgactttttgtataaataattaaatttaataatttatttacttgtACTGTAAAGCATTTTCTGGTATagaagataaaattttcatagatTCTTGATAACTTCCAGTCATGTATTCAAAATTCGCTTgtagtaataaataatcaacgttctaaacaaaaataataaattaaaacaacacaTCTGTATGAATTGTTTAAAACTAACAAAGTTTATGTTTCACTTAACGATAACAACTTCAAGTAATAACTCTTATTTGCTAA
This genomic stretch from Onthophagus taurus isolate NC chromosome 7, IU_Otau_3.0, whole genome shotgun sequence harbors:
- the LOC111423834 gene encoding CCR4-NOT transcription complex subunit 10, which produces MDKEDVEKSIDNVSSTEKEIAQNVLSEFNKDNYASSYQHISKLEDRIDYDFKVAHNKIVLEYYKSDLKKLDVFQKSLLALFNKFHLKLEKLDDVDHCALHYNQALLLYHQRQYSAALRIMDRVYKFIEPMDDILSKQAGLLMIELQLCIKQPEKALSFITYLQNQCVNGNTSNIKLLSKTITNTLSEKEEIKEKQEKPVAINTPLTPAAEIFLKKLVKYRAMCYLMNHSLRLAKKEIQEFGNQGKMNVDYLLLQANFEYMTGSYQESMKILSSIPENALQYNEHGESSTVIFYNNMGVIHHSLGKPNLAAHYFQLALKEDNAITPKDLTDKQLYTIGGSKYHEIMYNLGISLLYARKPVQAFECLVVAVRRYHRNSRLWLRLAECCIMTHKESNELDFDLSKKRDEYVIETIGKGGNRRVVLNTNLSKDKKYSTESQSYAVPVPTLEFAILCLRNAEELLPSDTAVPVPLLLIPGVTPPMPPPSPGPAPSNTLCPDDLISLRNSIYSTTAYVSLCIGDYIVTLENTNNLLEQPRKSGIHVLLAHLYAAEAYIFLDKLTDAIEHLNPETIKDISHELPSEPPTGEEDILLKTNPPFRWFPSTTASAIATMQYNLAVVMAIKGQLDQALSLLKQIWHSRSPNYKVPAHIIMLVLYIELKLGHTDRARMLIKQHTMCVT